From Rhineura floridana isolate rRhiFlo1 chromosome 5, rRhiFlo1.hap2, whole genome shotgun sequence, a single genomic window includes:
- the ING1 gene encoding inhibitor of growth protein 1 isoform X4 has protein sequence MEILKELDDCYEKFKRETDAGQKRRLLHCIQRALIRSQELGDEKIQIVSQMVELVENRTRQVDSHVELFETCQETNDTTGNSGKINQDKSKNETITQAEKPNNKRSRRQRNNENRENASNNHDHDDISSGTPKEKKAKKSNKKKRSKAKAEREASPADLPIDPNEPTYCLCNQVSYGEMIGCDNDECPIEWFHFSCVGLNHKPKGKWYCPKCRGENEKTLDKALEKSKKERAYNR, from the exons ATGG AGATCTTAAAGGAGCTGGATGATTGTTATGAAAAATTCAAACGAGAGACTGATGCAGGACAAAAGAGGAGGCTGTTGCACTGCATACAGAGAGCACTGATCCGGAGTCAAGAACTGGGAGATGAAAAAATTCAAATCGTCAGCCAAATGGTAGAACTTGTTGAGAACAGAACTAGGCAAGTTGATAGTCATGTAGAACTGTTTGAAACCTGCCAAGAGACCAATGACACCACTGGAAACAGTGGCAAAATTAACCAAGATAAGTCAAAGAATGAGACAATCACTCAGGCCGAGAAACCAAACAACAAACGGTCCAGGCGACAAAGAAATAATGAGAATCGCGAGAATGCTTCTAATAATCACGATCATGATGATATCTCCTCAGGAACTCCAAAGGAGAAGAAAGCAAAAAAGTCCAATAAAAAGAAGAGGTCCAAAGCCAAAGCAGAGAGGGAGGCTTCTCCAGCTGACCTCCCCATTGATCCCAATGAGCCAACCTACTGTCTGTGTAATCAGGTCTCCTATGGAGAAATGATAGGCTGTGATAATGACGAGTGCCCAATTGAATGGTTTCACTTCTCATGTGTGGGACTCAATCATAAACCAAAGGGCAAGTGGTACTGTCCCAAATGTAGAGGAGAGAATGAGAAAACTCTGGACAAAGCACTGGAGAAATCTAAAAAAGAAAGGGCCTATAACAGGTAG
- the ING1 gene encoding inhibitor of growth protein 1 isoform X2 yields the protein MLKPVLSDKPVQDCRWFDEILKELDDCYEKFKRETDAGQKRRLLHCIQRALIRSQELGDEKIQIVSQMVELVENRTRQVDSHVELFETCQETNDTTGNSGKINQDKSKNETITQAEKPNNKRSRRQRNNENRENASNNHDHDDISSGTPKEKKAKKSNKKKRSKAKAEREASPADLPIDPNEPTYCLCNQVSYGEMIGCDNDECPIEWFHFSCVGLNHKPKGKWYCPKCRGENEKTLDKALEKSKKERAYNR from the exons ATGCTAAAGCCCGTGTTGTCAGACAAACCTGTACAAGACTGCAGATGGTTTGACG AGATCTTAAAGGAGCTGGATGATTGTTATGAAAAATTCAAACGAGAGACTGATGCAGGACAAAAGAGGAGGCTGTTGCACTGCATACAGAGAGCACTGATCCGGAGTCAAGAACTGGGAGATGAAAAAATTCAAATCGTCAGCCAAATGGTAGAACTTGTTGAGAACAGAACTAGGCAAGTTGATAGTCATGTAGAACTGTTTGAAACCTGCCAAGAGACCAATGACACCACTGGAAACAGTGGCAAAATTAACCAAGATAAGTCAAAGAATGAGACAATCACTCAGGCCGAGAAACCAAACAACAAACGGTCCAGGCGACAAAGAAATAATGAGAATCGCGAGAATGCTTCTAATAATCACGATCATGATGATATCTCCTCAGGAACTCCAAAGGAGAAGAAAGCAAAAAAGTCCAATAAAAAGAAGAGGTCCAAAGCCAAAGCAGAGAGGGAGGCTTCTCCAGCTGACCTCCCCATTGATCCCAATGAGCCAACCTACTGTCTGTGTAATCAGGTCTCCTATGGAGAAATGATAGGCTGTGATAATGACGAGTGCCCAATTGAATGGTTTCACTTCTCATGTGTGGGACTCAATCATAAACCAAAGGGCAAGTGGTACTGTCCCAAATGTAGAGGAGAGAATGAGAAAACTCTGGACAAAGCACTGGAGAAATCTAAAAAAGAAAGGGCCTATAACAGGTAG
- the ING1 gene encoding inhibitor of growth protein 1 isoform X3, protein MMIEILKELDDCYEKFKRETDAGQKRRLLHCIQRALIRSQELGDEKIQIVSQMVELVENRTRQVDSHVELFETCQETNDTTGNSGKINQDKSKNETITQAEKPNNKRSRRQRNNENRENASNNHDHDDISSGTPKEKKAKKSNKKKRSKAKAEREASPADLPIDPNEPTYCLCNQVSYGEMIGCDNDECPIEWFHFSCVGLNHKPKGKWYCPKCRGENEKTLDKALEKSKKERAYNR, encoded by the exons ATGATGATAG AGATCTTAAAGGAGCTGGATGATTGTTATGAAAAATTCAAACGAGAGACTGATGCAGGACAAAAGAGGAGGCTGTTGCACTGCATACAGAGAGCACTGATCCGGAGTCAAGAACTGGGAGATGAAAAAATTCAAATCGTCAGCCAAATGGTAGAACTTGTTGAGAACAGAACTAGGCAAGTTGATAGTCATGTAGAACTGTTTGAAACCTGCCAAGAGACCAATGACACCACTGGAAACAGTGGCAAAATTAACCAAGATAAGTCAAAGAATGAGACAATCACTCAGGCCGAGAAACCAAACAACAAACGGTCCAGGCGACAAAGAAATAATGAGAATCGCGAGAATGCTTCTAATAATCACGATCATGATGATATCTCCTCAGGAACTCCAAAGGAGAAGAAAGCAAAAAAGTCCAATAAAAAGAAGAGGTCCAAAGCCAAAGCAGAGAGGGAGGCTTCTCCAGCTGACCTCCCCATTGATCCCAATGAGCCAACCTACTGTCTGTGTAATCAGGTCTCCTATGGAGAAATGATAGGCTGTGATAATGACGAGTGCCCAATTGAATGGTTTCACTTCTCATGTGTGGGACTCAATCATAAACCAAAGGGCAAGTGGTACTGTCCCAAATGTAGAGGAGAGAATGAGAAAACTCTGGACAAAGCACTGGAGAAATCTAAAAAAGAAAGGGCCTATAACAGGTAG
- the ING1 gene encoding inhibitor of growth protein 1 isoform X1, with translation MKMLNPANGEQLHLANYVEDYLDSIESLPFDLQRNVSLMREIDAKYQEILKELDDCYEKFKRETDAGQKRRLLHCIQRALIRSQELGDEKIQIVSQMVELVENRTRQVDSHVELFETCQETNDTTGNSGKINQDKSKNETITQAEKPNNKRSRRQRNNENRENASNNHDHDDISSGTPKEKKAKKSNKKKRSKAKAEREASPADLPIDPNEPTYCLCNQVSYGEMIGCDNDECPIEWFHFSCVGLNHKPKGKWYCPKCRGENEKTLDKALEKSKKERAYNR, from the exons ATGAAAATGTTGAATCCTGCAAATGGAGAGCAGCTTCATTTAGCGAACTATGTGGAGGATTACCTGGACTCCATCGAATCTCTGCCCTTCGATCTGCAGAGAAATGTCTCCCTGATGCGGGAAATTGACGCCAAATATCAAG AGATCTTAAAGGAGCTGGATGATTGTTATGAAAAATTCAAACGAGAGACTGATGCAGGACAAAAGAGGAGGCTGTTGCACTGCATACAGAGAGCACTGATCCGGAGTCAAGAACTGGGAGATGAAAAAATTCAAATCGTCAGCCAAATGGTAGAACTTGTTGAGAACAGAACTAGGCAAGTTGATAGTCATGTAGAACTGTTTGAAACCTGCCAAGAGACCAATGACACCACTGGAAACAGTGGCAAAATTAACCAAGATAAGTCAAAGAATGAGACAATCACTCAGGCCGAGAAACCAAACAACAAACGGTCCAGGCGACAAAGAAATAATGAGAATCGCGAGAATGCTTCTAATAATCACGATCATGATGATATCTCCTCAGGAACTCCAAAGGAGAAGAAAGCAAAAAAGTCCAATAAAAAGAAGAGGTCCAAAGCCAAAGCAGAGAGGGAGGCTTCTCCAGCTGACCTCCCCATTGATCCCAATGAGCCAACCTACTGTCTGTGTAATCAGGTCTCCTATGGAGAAATGATAGGCTGTGATAATGACGAGTGCCCAATTGAATGGTTTCACTTCTCATGTGTGGGACTCAATCATAAACCAAAGGGCAAGTGGTACTGTCCCAAATGTAGAGGAGAGAATGAGAAAACTCTGGACAAAGCACTGGAGAAATCTAAAAAAGAAAGGGCCTATAACAGGTAG
- the ING1 gene encoding inhibitor of growth protein 1 isoform X5 — translation MVELVENRTRQVDSHVELFETCQETNDTTGNSGKINQDKSKNETITQAEKPNNKRSRRQRNNENRENASNNHDHDDISSGTPKEKKAKKSNKKKRSKAKAEREASPADLPIDPNEPTYCLCNQVSYGEMIGCDNDECPIEWFHFSCVGLNHKPKGKWYCPKCRGENEKTLDKALEKSKKERAYNR, via the coding sequence ATGGTAGAACTTGTTGAGAACAGAACTAGGCAAGTTGATAGTCATGTAGAACTGTTTGAAACCTGCCAAGAGACCAATGACACCACTGGAAACAGTGGCAAAATTAACCAAGATAAGTCAAAGAATGAGACAATCACTCAGGCCGAGAAACCAAACAACAAACGGTCCAGGCGACAAAGAAATAATGAGAATCGCGAGAATGCTTCTAATAATCACGATCATGATGATATCTCCTCAGGAACTCCAAAGGAGAAGAAAGCAAAAAAGTCCAATAAAAAGAAGAGGTCCAAAGCCAAAGCAGAGAGGGAGGCTTCTCCAGCTGACCTCCCCATTGATCCCAATGAGCCAACCTACTGTCTGTGTAATCAGGTCTCCTATGGAGAAATGATAGGCTGTGATAATGACGAGTGCCCAATTGAATGGTTTCACTTCTCATGTGTGGGACTCAATCATAAACCAAAGGGCAAGTGGTACTGTCCCAAATGTAGAGGAGAGAATGAGAAAACTCTGGACAAAGCACTGGAGAAATCTAAAAAAGAAAGGGCCTATAACAGGTAG